The Triticum aestivum cultivar Chinese Spring chromosome 7B, IWGSC CS RefSeq v2.1, whole genome shotgun sequence genome window below encodes:
- the LOC123157237 gene encoding uncharacterized protein, whose translation MGKKGRLRRRRQPPAGISPTTSSSTSPPPAPASSSREFAMTQSPSKLSDPSVSTPPGVLRHQGWADLPDKLLHSIVPLLGSFLDLIVFASTCGSWRAAFSSYPSKSTICTKLPPLLVRPNVCVQAPHLPSSNGRHKLRTCKVIDLANQNRALRCQIPQETFQRMRFAGSSYGQLICCRRGNCLVVDVFTGAEVSPPCLPFSGDCEQEFYFGGTLTAPLASPNCHLLVSIRSSLFDWPVGSDSWSELKLSDARIDQIVEFNGHFIAIDYSQRIYILKLAPQLGLQEITTEWWDDMTECPYLRPGLVVCGDMLLMVDHYMSLSFGAPVLYKPYRLDMSTRPAKWVEVKKLDNWALFVGGDVRSPPFSCLTPEKWGGRSNCLYYAHYSQPWSVHGLGDEADAVWDPSTDPDLVYKRNWYGQLQAFWVYPSMFYSDAPVVTGHQDWADLPDNLLHSIVPLLGSFLDLIAFASTCRSWRAAFSSYPSKSTFCTKLPPLLVRPNVRVQAPHLPSRNGRHKLRTCKVIDLANQNIPLRCQIPQETFQRMRFAGSSYGHLICCRQGNCLIVDVFTGAEVSPPCLPFSGDCEEEFYFGGTLTAPLASPNCHLLVSTRSSLFDWPVGSDSWSELKLSDARVDQIVEFDGQLIAMDYFQRIYILKLAPELGLQEITTEWWDGMTECPYLRPWLVVCGDMLLMVDHYVSLSFGAPVLYKPYRLDMSTRPAKWVEVKKLDNWALFVGADVRSPPFSCLSPEKWGGTSNRLYYAHYSQPWSVHGFGDAADAVWDPSTDPDLVYKRNWYGQLQAFWVYPSMFYSDGQ comes from the exons ATGGGAAAGAAAGGCCGCCTGCGGCGACGCCGCCAGCCGCCAGCCGGCATCAGCCCCACCACATCGTCGTCGACGTCGCCGCCGCCAGCGCCTGCATCCTCCTCAAG AGAGTTTGCCATGACGCAAAGCCCGAGCAAATTGTCTGACCCATCTGTCTCTACTCCCCCAGGAGTGTTGAGGCACCAAGGTTGGGCTGACCTCCCAGATAAACTGCTTCACTCCATTGTTCCTCTGTTGGGATCTTTCCTCGACCTTATTGTGTTTGCTAGCACCTGTGGTTCTTGGCGTGCTGCCTTCTCTTCGTACCCATCCAAATCGACCATCTGCACCAAACTCCCACCTCTCCTCGTTCGACCCAATGTCTGTGTCCAAGCCCCTCATCTCCCTTCCAGCAATGGTCGTCACAAGCTACGCACATGTAAGGTCATTGATCTAGCCAACCAGAACAGAGCCCTTCGCTGCCAGATTCCTCAAGAAACTTTTCAGAGAATGCGTTTTGCTGGCTCTTCCTATGGGCAACTCATCTGCTGCCGCCGAGGAAATTGTCTTGTTGTTGATGTGTTCACTGGTGCCGAGGTTTCACCTCCATGTCTCCCATTCAGTGGTGACTGTGAGCAGGAGTTCTACTTTGGTGGCACCCTGACAGCTCCCCTTGCATCACCCAACTGCCATCTCCTTGTCAGCATACGTTCCTCCCTGTTTGATTGGCCGGTTGGAAGTGACTCTTGGTCTGAACTCAAGCTTTCTGATGCACGGATAGATCAGATTGTGGAATTCAATGGTCACTTCATCGCCATAGATTATTCCCAGAGGATCTACATTCTGAAGTTAGCCCCCCAGCTTGGCCTGCAGGAGATAACAACCGAGTGGTGGGACGACATGACTGAATGCCCATATCTAAGACCAGGGCTGGTGGTCTGCGGTGATATGCTTCTCATGGTTGACCATTACATGAGCTTATCATTTGGAGCACCAGTCTTGTATAAACCCTACCGCCTGGATATGTCAACCAGACCTGCAAAATGGGTGGAGGTGAAGAAGCTGGACAATTGGGCACTCTTTGTAGGGGGTGATGTGAGGAGTCCACCGTTTTCTTGCTTGACCCCAGAGAAGTGGGGAGGGAGGAGCAACTGCCTATACTACGCCCATTACTCTCAGCCTTGGAGTGTACATGGATTAGGTGATGAGGCAGATGCTGTGTGGGATCCTTCCACCGACCCTGATCTTGTGTACAAGAGAAACTGGTACGGCCAGCTGCAGGCCTTCTGGGTGTATCCAAGCATGTTCTATTCCGATGCTCCAGTAGTGACTGGGCACCAAGACTGGGCTGACCTCCCAGATAACCTGCTTCATTCCATTGTTCCTCTGTTGGGATCCTTTCTCGACCTTATTGCGTTTGCTAGCACCTGTCGTTCTTGGCGTGCCGCCTTCTCTTCATACCCATCCAAATCAACTTTCTGCACCAAACTTCCGCCTCTCCTCGTCCGACCCAATGTCCGTGTCCAAGCCCCTCATCTACCTTCCAGAAATGGTCGTCACAAGCTACGCACATGTAAGGTCATTGATCTAGCCAACCAGAACATACCCCTTCGCTGCCAGATTCCTCAAGAAACTTTTCAGAGGATGCGCTTTGCTGGTTCTTCATATGGGCATCTCATCTGCTGCCGCCAAGGAAATTGTCTTATTGTTGATGTGTTCACTGGTGCTGAGGTTTCACCTCCATGTCTGCCATTCAGTGGCGACTGTGAGGAGGAGTTCTACTTTGGTGGCACCCTGACAGCTCCCCTTGCATCACCCAACTGCCATCTCCTTGTTAGCACCCGATCCTCCCTGTTTGATTGGCCGGTTGGAAGTGACTCTTGGTCTGAACTCAAGCTTTCTGATGCAAGGGTAGATCAGATCGTGGAATTCGATGGTCAGCTCATCGCCATGGATTATTTTCAGAGGATATACATTCTGAAGTTAGCCCCTGAGCTTGGCCTGCAGGAGATAACTACCGAGTGGTGGGACGGCATGACTGAGTGCCCATATCTAAGACCATGGCTGGTGGTTTGCGGTGATATGCTTCTCATGGTTGACCATTACGTGAGCCTATCATTTGGAGCACCAGTCTTGTATAAACCCTACCGCCTTGATATGTCGACCAGACCTGCAAAATGGGTGGAGGTGAAAAAGCTGGACAACTGGGCACTCTTTGTAGGGGCTGATGTGAGGAGCCCGCCGTTTTCTTGCTTGAGCCCAGAGAAGTGGGGAGGAACGAGCAACCGCCTGTACTATGCCCATTACTCTCAGCCTTGGAGCGTACATGGCTTTGGTGACGCGGCAGATGCTGTGTGGGATCCTTCCACCGACCCTGATCTTGTGTACAAGAGAAACTGGTACGGCCAGCTTCAGGCCTTCTGGGTGTATCCAAGCATGTTCTACTCTGATGGCCAGTGA